Part of the Vibrio penaeicida genome is shown below.
GCTTCTTATCCCTATGCCTGAACGCTTCATTGCAAAAGCCAGAAATGAAGCCTCTGTACATTTTGGCATTCGCCCCACCGATCTCTATTTGCGCGCCGAGCAAATAAGTCATTCACGCTACTACCCTTTACCGATTAAAGTTATCGATAAAGAGCTACTTGGTGCGAGCATATTAGTGAAAGGCATGTTGGATGGACAATCGCTCACTATTGAAACCCAAGCGGCAGAAGTTGACGTCGACATCTTATCAGTATACTTAGATATGGATGCTATCCACCTTTTTGATATTGAAAGTGAACAGTCGTTGGCTGACTGAATTCTCCATCTTCTGAGGAATCATGACGAGAAAGAAAAAAGAATCCACCGTATATGATGTCGCCCGCCACGCTGGGGTTTCAGTTAGTACCGTGTCGCGTTTTTTAAACCGAAGCAGTTATGTTTCAGAACAAAAAAGTGCCAACATCGAAGCCGCTCTGAAAGCGACGGGCTACAAGCCTAACGTTCAGATGACGCTTGGCTCTGGAAAGCGCTCAATGACCATTGGGGTTCTGGTCCAAAACCCAGAAAGCCCCCATACCAATCGAATGTTGATCAACATGGAAAGCACGTTGATGGCACATGGCTACTCATTGGTCATTGCTTCCGGTCATTGGAATAACAGCCAAGAACTGCACGCGCTGGATTACCTCGCTCAAAGCCATGTTGATGGCGTCATCATATTTACGGGTAGCTTAACCGAGATGCAAATTCTTGAGTTCAGTGATGCTACGCCAGTCGTTGCGGTGGGCTATCACGTCAACGGGAACAACGTCCTTTCTTTATCGATAGACAATGAGCTTGGCGGATACATGGCAACGTTACACCTTCTGCAACAAGGACATGTTGCAATAGCGCACATCAAAGGGCATTCCAATCAACCAGACTCTCGGTCGCGCTTTTTAGGGTATAAAAAGGCTCTAGATGAAGCCGGTATCAAGGCAGGGAAATCATTGGTAAAACAAGGCGATTTTAGTTCAGAGTCGGGGTATGAGAAAACGCTGGAGTTGATCGACTCAAATACACACTTTACAGCGCTGTTTGCAGCCAATGACCAAACTGCATACGGTGCAATAAAAGCGCTGCATGATCGAAACATGAAAGTGCCAGAAGATGTCTCTGTTATAGGTTTTGACGATCTTCCAACGTCACTTTTTTTCACGCCAGCATTAACCACGCTTCGTCAACCCATCGAAGAGCTGGGTGCCGTATGCGCCGACGCATTACTCAAGTTGATGTCTGGTGAAAACCACCAAACGCGAATGCCCCCTATTGAATTGATTGTTCGCCAATCCACCAAATCTCCATTTCGATAAAATTAACTGTTCTCATCCTACACTCATCGTCGTCCTTAACGATCTTCGTCCATAATTAGTCTGACGCGTGGAGCATAATGATGAGTGAACTTAAACCCGTTCTTCTTAGCCTGTTAACAGTCATGTTTTCAATGACTGCGCAAGCGGAACAAGCCCAAACTTTGCCTCGTTCCGATAGCAGTAATATTCATTACTATTTATCCATTGAAAATGAAAAACCCTCCGACACCTTGCTGGTTCTTATTCAAGGTTCTGATTGTAATAGTGTTACCAAAGTTGAAATGATTAAAGAGGGTCTACCAACAGTTGCACCCGATGCCGATCTTTTAACAGTCGAGAAATACGGTATTACTCAGGCGCTTTCCTACGACGAAGATCCTGAGCGAACAGACTGCCCAGAAAATTTTGTTCAAAAAGACAGCATTAGTCAGAGGGTTGATGACCACCTCAAAGTTATCTCTCACGTCCGATCTCAACATCGCTATAAAAACGTTTATGCCGTCGGTGGCAGTGAAGGAGCGCTTGTCGCGAACTTCCTTGCGCAATACCCAGAAACCGTTTCCAAAGTAGTGGCTTTTAATGGCGGTGGCGCGCGTTTTATCGACGATCTTGAACATGCAATAAAGTCGGAGATAACGGATAAAAAAACCTATACTGAAGTAATGCAAGAAGTCCAAGAGTTCACTCAGTACGTACTTAACAGCGAACCTGTTGAGTTTAATGTAAGTGGTCATGGCTTTGCATGGTGGCGAGAAATATTAGAGCTAAACCAAACGGACGTATTAAGAAAAACGCAGGTGCCTGTTTTACTTGTTCAAGCTGAAAAAGACAGCAGCGTCTCCGTGAAATCGGCATTGGAGCAATTTAACCTTCTTAAAAAGGAAGGGAAATCTAATATTGAATACCTTTCGCTTGCAGGGCTGGACCACGCTTTTAATGATAAGGATGGGCAAAGCCAAGTGCCAACGGTCATTAAAGATGTTCAACATTGGTTGGAGTCTGATAAACCAAAATAACCCAGCGAGAAAACACAGATGGAAAACAAGCCGATAAGCTCAGGCGTAGAAAGAGTCAAACAGCATTTGGAAAACCACGGAGGGCATTTCGATGTGTTAACCCTCCCCGATTCTACCCACACGGCAAAAGATGCAGCTAATGCCATTGGCTGCAACGTTGAACAAATAGCCAAATCTTTGGTGTTTGTCGATAAGCTTTCAGAACAACCCATAATGATCATCGCATCGGGTACGAATATTGTCAGCTTAGACAAAGTGGAAGAAGCAACTGGATTTGTTCTTGGCAAAGCCACGGCAAAACAGGTTAAGACCTTTACTGGCTTTTCTATTGGTGGCGTTTCCCCCATCGCCCATATTCAACCCATCATTACTGTGCTGGACGAAGACTTAAAACAATACTCTGAAATATGGGCAGCAGCGGGTTCACCAAATTCCGTATTCAAGCTCCAATCTGAACAGCTTCAGTCTTTAACGCAAGGCAGTTGGTTGAGCCTTTGCCAATAGATTTATTTGTGGCGATAGTTTTATTTGTGGCGGTAGTTTTATTTGAGACAAAAGCTTTATTTTGGCAAAAAGCCCAGCTTAGTTAGCTGGGCTTTTGTATTCATTGACGGAGCATTTTTTCATTAACTCGCCATTTTAATCGTCGCTAGGCGGCTGTGGCTTTTTCTTCTTCGGCATAAATACCTGATCACCAACCGCCACATTTGTGAGGAAAGTTTTATCACGCTTGGCTGGCTTCTTAGCGCCTTTCTTCGCTTGTGGCTTGCGCTTCTTCTTCGCATCACCTGCGTTTTTGCGATAATCAGGCTTACGTGGTTTGATGCCTTTGAATTTACCTTCAAGGCCTTCCAACACAGAGAAAGAAAGGTCTTGTTGTAAGAAATTCTCGACTCGCTTAAAGCTATCCCAATCTTTAGGACCAACAAGCGACACGGCATTTCCTTTGTTACCTGCTCGTCCAGTACGGCCCACACGGTGCACGTATTCTTCAGTATGCTTTGGCATATCGAAGTTAATCACGTGAGTCACGCTCGCAATGTCGAGCCCGCGAGAGGCGACGTCGGTGGTCACCAATATTTTAAACACATGGCGCTCAAATTGGCTCATGATGTTGTTGCGCTGCGTCTGGTTTAAATTGCCGCTCAACGCCATGGCCTTCAGGCTCTTTTCGTTCAACTCTTTGGTTAAGCGCTCAGTATCCGCGCGAGTTGCTGTGAAGATGATGACCTGGCGGTACTCAGACTCTTCCAAGATGCGATTCATGATCGCTTCTTTGTGATCAAGGTGATCACAAAGATAGAAAGTTTGCGTAATGTCTTTGTGTTCTTCGTTCGCGCTGCCAACAGAAATGCGTTTTGGTGCATTCAGCATTTCAGAAGCAATGTCGTTCACTTCCGCATGATCCAGCGTCGCTGAAAACATGAGCGTCTGACGACGGCGATGTTTCGCTGCATTGTGAATTCGGCGAAGCTCTGGAGCAAAACCCAAATCCAGCATTCTGTCTGCTTCATCAAGAATCAGCGTATCCACGCCATCGAGAAACATAGAACGATGCTCAAGGTGGTCGGCCAAACGTCCTGGCGTCGCGACAATGAATTTAGGGTATTTACGAAGTGCTTTAACCTGATCGTTAAAGTTTTCACCACCCAAAATAAGAGTCGCATCATAAGATAAACCACCTAACATGGCGCGAAGTTCACCGTACACCTGCTTTGCAAGCTCACGAGTTGGCGCCAAAATGACCCCTCTTGGATCTTTCGCAGAGAAAGCTTTGGTTTTAAGCGCTTTATGAAGCAACGGTAATACGAATGCTAACGTCTTACCCGATCCGGTTTTAGACGATGCCAACAGGTCTTTACCTGCAATAACAACGGGAATGGATTGACGTTGAATATCAGTTGCTTGCTTGAAGTCGTAATGCTTCAGGTTTTTCAATAAGCGGTTATCTAGCCCTAAGTCTTTAAATTGCAAAGGATTCTCCAATAAGGTGGTACAAGGTGTTTTATCAGCGCCGTATGATAACTCTTTTTAAGGACCAGATCACAAAAAATAGTCGCTATTCTTACTAACCCTCATGTGTATCGTTTTGTCACGCTATCTACAAATTTGTCATTTTCATGTTAGATTTTAGAACGATGCCATCAGATGGCGGATTTTTGTGCCATATTAGAGACTGGTGACCACATGTGAGTGGTACTGATTTACGTTTTCTCACAAGCGGCACTATGATTGAGTAGCAACCTTTCATACCTAAACAATCAAAGCCATTTAACAAAAGCTTTATGTGCGGGAATTTAGGGAATAAAACAAGCTATAAAAAAATGTCCAACAAGGAGTTCTTATGAACAGCAAATTACTTTTAGCAGCGGGTATTTCTTCAGTTCTGTTTTTGGCAGGTTGTTCTGGCGCGCCAGACACAGCTTCCAGTAAACTGGATGAGCTAACTAATCAGGTTCAGCAGCTCAGTCAGCAAGTTTCTTCGCTTCAATCTTCTCAAGAAAAAGCGAGCATGAAAGCAGAAGAAGCAGCTTCAGCAGCGAATGGTGCTAAGAGCGCTGCGATGTCGGCTCAACAAGAAGCGGCACGTGCAAACAGCCGTATCGATAACATCGCGCAGTCTTATACTAAGTAAGCTCAGAGATTAAGTAAGCTCAGAGATTAAGTAAAAAATGGGTGCATTGGTCACCCAGATATTTTCGCTTGCAGCCGGATTTAAACGGCTGATATCAAAATATGTAACCTGAACTTGGGTTATTGAGAGATTAGGTTATTTATGGCGTGGCAATTTCGATTGGCACGCCATTTTGTACTTGAACCGCGGCCTTCGCTTTTGCATCTGAAATATTAAACTCATCCATCCACCAGCCAAGTTCCATTGGCAACTCTAACCTTGCTTGAACGCCTTTGCTGTTGGTTAGTGGCTCATGCACTTCAATAAACACACTTCTGTCCGGTTCCAGCGACATTTTGATTGGTTGATTAATGATCCTTACCTGTTCACCTTTGTTCGCTTGTTTAAACAGCCATTCGATGTCTTTAGGCTCCATTCGGATACAGCCCGCGCTGACACGCAACCCAATGCCAAAGTCTTTGTTGGTTCCGTGAATCAGATATTCTCCAGATCCATACGCCAAACGCATGGCATAGTCGCCTAAAGGGTTTTCTGGTCCTGCGGGAACCACTCGTGGCAAGCTGATGCCTTTTTCTGCGTATTCTTTGCGGATGGATTTAGGGGGAGTCCATGTTGGGTTTGGAATTTTGCTCGAAATTCGCGTTACCATCTCAGGCGTATCTCGCCCAACCCGGCCAATCCCTACAGGGAACACGTGAACAATGTCTTCGCCTTTAGGGTAATAATACAATCGCAGCTCTGGCAAATTGATAACAATGCCCTTTCTAGGCGTATCCGGAAGAATAAAGTGAGTAGGAATAGTTAACACGGATCCTTCAGGAGGAAGGAATGGGTCGTACCCTTTATTGGCAGCCATAAGTGAAAGAAAACCAACATCGTATTGTTTAGCGATTAGGGCGAAGGTTTCTCCTTCTTGAACCACATGTCGCTGCACGGTCCCTGCTATATTGCTGCCTTCAATAGGCAACGGAAATGTTGCTGCCGAAACCGACGATGCAACCAAGGATACCAACCAAACACCAACGACCGCTTTCTTCATCCCTACTTTTGCCTCTAATTCTTTCGTTCAACACTGCTTTAGATCAGCCTAGTTCTTCAACTAAGTAAGATCATGTCAGCAACGCTTGCGCATCGTCAACACCATTACCTCGGGTTCTGATGATTGAACCCGAATTAAAATTACTTAACCTTTTGCTTTCTTATACATACTCAATGCCAGCTCGCGCTGAGTTTTATGGTCAACAACACGCTCAGGATAATTTAGCGTATGGCTTTCTGACCACATCCAAGGTTGATGTATGTATTTCGATGGCACCTGTTTTAATTCCGGAATCCACTGGCGCACAAAGTCGCCTTGAGTATCAAACTTTTCTCCCTGAGATATCGGGTTAAAAATTCGAAAGTACGGCTGCCCATCACACCCTGTTGAAGCCGACCATTGCCAGCCCCCGTTGTTTGCCGCGTAGTCTCCGTCTGCAAGTTTTGACAGAAAATAGTCTTCACCCCAGCGCCAATCAATCAACAAGTCTTTGGTTAGAAAGCTCGCCACAATCATTCTTAGCCGATTATGCATCCAGCCAGTAGAATTGAGCTGCCTCATTGCTGCATCGACAATCGGATACCCTGTTGTGCCATTTTTCCAACGTTCGAACCAATCCTTGTCATTGTGCCACTCAAGATCAATCGCCCAGTCAATAAACGGTAAGCCTTTGCTCAATTTTGGTTCAAAATCGAGCAAATGTTGATAAAACTCTCGCCACACTAATTCACTCAGCCAAATTTGTTCACCTTCATTGAGGTCGTCCATACTTTGCTGGTAAGTCAAACGAGCGACGCACTGCCTAACAGAAAGAAAGCCGAGCGCCAGATAGGGTGACAACTTGCTTGTCCCTTCTATAAAAGGAAAGTCTCGATCTTCTTTATAGCGATCAACGCTTTTTGTATGACGAAGCGCGTTTTTTTCTGTACTGAGAGCATTTTGCGAACTTAAGGCATTGTGAGAACTGTGAGGACTTTCTGCACAAAAATCACGAAGCTGATGAATCAGTGCTTCCGTACAAACATCATATTGATTGCTGTCCGCCCGAGGATAACTGAAATGGCACTTAGAATTGAATTGGCTAACCAGTGGCTGAAGAAACGTCACTTCCGGCACCTCATCGTTGCCCTTTTTTAAACGTGGAAAGACAGAAACACCAGCCAGAGAAACCTGATTTAGCCACGCTCGCTTAAATGGCGTGAAGACTTTGAAATACTCACCTTTTTTGTTGAGAACACTTCGCGGAGGTAGGACACATTTGTCGTGATAGAGATGAACGTTTTTTGATGGTGGACACTGGCTTTCAATGGACGAATCTCGCTGCTTTTCGTTCCATTCATATTCAATATTGGCGTGTAAGCCTTGAATTTTGTCGTAAGTAAGTAGCTTAGATATTAAATCGGCTTGCTCCGCAAAGGTCGACACCTCGGCATAAACCAAGGGGACATTTAACTCGTGTAATTCTCGCTGCAATTCATACAAACGCCGATAAATCAGATCCGCTTGAATGGGCGCCATATGGTGGGATTCCCATTGCTGCGGTGTCGCGATATACAGTGCAATGACAGGCTGTCCGGTTGCTATTGCTTGTGAGAGTGCGGTGTTATCCAATGTTCTTAAATCACGACGAAACCAAACCAATTGCATACTATTGTTATTCTTCTATCTGATTGAAATACACTTGCTGGATAAGCGGAGAATACCCCACTTCATACGCATCTAATGCTGCGAAGGACTTAATGTCTCCAGCCGTCTTACTGCTGATGTTTTTACTGCAATGAAAGTAAACTTGAGAAACAGATTCTGAGTTCACCATTTCAGGTAACCCACTCACGTCTTCAACGCCTTCCAGCATAGTGACGCGGTTTCCGCTGTCTGAAAGCAAAAGTGCATGAATTCGAGTGTCCACACTTCCGGGGGTATCAAAGCTCACAAGTAACGCTTTTTTGTTTTGAGATACTTTCTCGCTCTGTAGAAACTTGTTTTCCGATTCAATGATCCGGTTAGATACCGCCATAACTAAAGAGCGAAACAGAGAGACTTGAAGGGAACGCTGCGTCCCTTTTACGGAATCCAAGGCTTCTTGAACAGGGTAAATAACCTTATTCACAATGTGCTGAGTGGGGTACTCCTTAAATAAAGCGGAGAGAATTTTATCGCCCTTCTGAGCATCCATCTTGGCAATGCACTCGAGCAGAGAATCCACTTCTTTCAACGATTCTTCACTCGGTTCAGCGAGATCCGATTTCGAACCGCCGCGGATTAACTCTTTCACCTTCCCAATAGGGACCCCTTTGTTGAGCCACCCCTGAATTTCACGGATGTCATCGATGTCCTTTTCGGAAAAAAGACGATGACCCTTTTGAGTTCGTTTGGGTTGAATCAAACCGTAACGCCTTTGCCATGCGCGCAGCGTAACGGGTTTGATTCCAGTCATCTCAGAGACCTCTCGAATAGCAAATCGAGGGTTTTCCTGATTAAGATCTTTCATAGTTAAAGGTTTTCATAATTAAGGTTCTCACAGCCCATATCTTAATCTCA
Proteins encoded:
- a CDS encoding L,D-transpeptidase family protein — its product is MKKAVVGVWLVSLVASSVSAATFPLPIEGSNIAGTVQRHVVQEGETFALIAKQYDVGFLSLMAANKGYDPFLPPEGSVLTIPTHFILPDTPRKGIVINLPELRLYYYPKGEDIVHVFPVGIGRVGRDTPEMVTRISSKIPNPTWTPPKSIRKEYAEKGISLPRVVPAGPENPLGDYAMRLAYGSGEYLIHGTNKDFGIGLRVSAGCIRMEPKDIEWLFKQANKGEQVRIINQPIKMSLEPDRSVFIEVHEPLTNSKGVQARLELPMELGWWMDEFNISDAKAKAAVQVQNGVPIEIATP
- a CDS encoding YbaK/EbsC family protein, whose protein sequence is MENKPISSGVERVKQHLENHGGHFDVLTLPDSTHTAKDAANAIGCNVEQIAKSLVFVDKLSEQPIMIIASGTNIVSLDKVEEATGFVLGKATAKQVKTFTGFSIGGVSPIAHIQPIITVLDEDLKQYSEIWAAAGSPNSVFKLQSEQLQSLTQGSWLSLCQ
- a CDS encoding MerR family transcriptional regulator — translated: MKDLNQENPRFAIREVSEMTGIKPVTLRAWQRRYGLIQPKRTQKGHRLFSEKDIDDIREIQGWLNKGVPIGKVKELIRGGSKSDLAEPSEESLKEVDSLLECIAKMDAQKGDKILSALFKEYPTQHIVNKVIYPVQEALDSVKGTQRSLQVSLFRSLVMAVSNRIIESENKFLQSEKVSQNKKALLVSFDTPGSVDTRIHALLLSDSGNRVTMLEGVEDVSGLPEMVNSESVSQVYFHCSKNISSKTAGDIKSFAALDAYEVGYSPLIQQVYFNQIEE
- a CDS encoding cryptochrome/photolyase family protein, yielding MQLVWFRRDLRTLDNTALSQAIATGQPVIALYIATPQQWESHHMAPIQADLIYRRLYELQRELHELNVPLVYAEVSTFAEQADLISKLLTYDKIQGLHANIEYEWNEKQRDSSIESQCPPSKNVHLYHDKCVLPPRSVLNKKGEYFKVFTPFKRAWLNQVSLAGVSVFPRLKKGNDEVPEVTFLQPLVSQFNSKCHFSYPRADSNQYDVCTEALIHQLRDFCAESPHSSHNALSSQNALSTEKNALRHTKSVDRYKEDRDFPFIEGTSKLSPYLALGFLSVRQCVARLTYQQSMDDLNEGEQIWLSELVWREFYQHLLDFEPKLSKGLPFIDWAIDLEWHNDKDWFERWKNGTTGYPIVDAAMRQLNSTGWMHNRLRMIVASFLTKDLLIDWRWGEDYFLSKLADGDYAANNGGWQWSASTGCDGQPYFRIFNPISQGEKFDTQGDFVRQWIPELKQVPSKYIHQPWMWSESHTLNYPERVVDHKTQRELALSMYKKAKG
- a CDS encoding LacI family DNA-binding transcriptional regulator; this encodes MTRKKKESTVYDVARHAGVSVSTVSRFLNRSSYVSEQKSANIEAALKATGYKPNVQMTLGSGKRSMTIGVLVQNPESPHTNRMLINMESTLMAHGYSLVIASGHWNNSQELHALDYLAQSHVDGVIIFTGSLTEMQILEFSDATPVVAVGYHVNGNNVLSLSIDNELGGYMATLHLLQQGHVAIAHIKGHSNQPDSRSRFLGYKKALDEAGIKAGKSLVKQGDFSSESGYEKTLELIDSNTHFTALFAANDQTAYGAIKALHDRNMKVPEDVSVIGFDDLPTSLFFTPALTTLRQPIEELGAVCADALLKLMSGENHQTRMPPIELIVRQSTKSPFR
- a CDS encoding alpha/beta hydrolase family protein — translated: MSELKPVLLSLLTVMFSMTAQAEQAQTLPRSDSSNIHYYLSIENEKPSDTLLVLIQGSDCNSVTKVEMIKEGLPTVAPDADLLTVEKYGITQALSYDEDPERTDCPENFVQKDSISQRVDDHLKVISHVRSQHRYKNVYAVGGSEGALVANFLAQYPETVSKVVAFNGGGARFIDDLEHAIKSEITDKKTYTEVMQEVQEFTQYVLNSEPVEFNVSGHGFAWWREILELNQTDVLRKTQVPVLLVQAEKDSSVSVKSALEQFNLLKKEGKSNIEYLSLAGLDHAFNDKDGQSQVPTVIKDVQHWLESDKPK
- a CDS encoding DEAD/DEAH box helicase, encoding MENPLQFKDLGLDNRLLKNLKHYDFKQATDIQRQSIPVVIAGKDLLASSKTGSGKTLAFVLPLLHKALKTKAFSAKDPRGVILAPTRELAKQVYGELRAMLGGLSYDATLILGGENFNDQVKALRKYPKFIVATPGRLADHLEHRSMFLDGVDTLILDEADRMLDLGFAPELRRIHNAAKHRRRQTLMFSATLDHAEVNDIASEMLNAPKRISVGSANEEHKDITQTFYLCDHLDHKEAIMNRILEESEYRQVIIFTATRADTERLTKELNEKSLKAMALSGNLNQTQRNNIMSQFERHVFKILVTTDVASRGLDIASVTHVINFDMPKHTEEYVHRVGRTGRAGNKGNAVSLVGPKDWDSFKRVENFLQQDLSFSVLEGLEGKFKGIKPRKPDYRKNAGDAKKKRKPQAKKGAKKPAKRDKTFLTNVAVGDQVFMPKKKKPQPPSDD
- a CDS encoding Lpp/OprI family alanine-zipper lipoprotein produces the protein MNSKLLLAAGISSVLFLAGCSGAPDTASSKLDELTNQVQQLSQQVSSLQSSQEKASMKAEEAASAANGAKSAAMSAQQEAARANSRIDNIAQSYTK